Proteins encoded within one genomic window of Humulus lupulus chromosome 1, drHumLupu1.1, whole genome shotgun sequence:
- the LOC133812906 gene encoding F-box protein SKIP23-like, whose product MSIAQWSDLPNELLEIIIDNLHTKTDHTRFRSVCESWRSSALPHQNSVVLPPKVPYLGPPHLRESSLLLTESTVYHLSPPEIGSMASTSNSSLWGWIVKIKESQQLGQQPQPHLINPLSPLRVHPLPDSFPKVLNSLQFRVSEVTKSYALQFSNLNYKVALNPNHDFPSLMTVATGVLWHLKLGQDRWTAIDDTVSQLCYEDVTLYRGKFCAVDEFGRAVVVDSAALKITEIASAIPGGAGDKKNLVDFNGELLLVDRYLTKEHNYMYDINGGRSTSSVKVEEFRLYFLKLDQKKWIEVETLGDQILFLGEDCSYTISAKSFGGCRGNCIIYSDPHFKVYNLDDRRIVPVTQHPEYTNIFNPPKSPPRPRPHGTRRRFFW is encoded by the coding sequence ATGAGCATAGCACAGTGGTCTGATCTTCCCAACGAGCTCTTGGAGATCATCATCGATAATCTCCACACCAAAACAGACCATACCCGATTCCGCTCAGTCTGCGAGTCATGGAGATCTTCAGCTCTTCCTCACCAAAACAGCGTCGTTTTACCACCCAAAGTTCCTTACTTGGGTCCACCCCATCTCCGAGAAAGCTCTCTGCTACTCACCGAGTCCACAGTCTACCATCTCTCTCCGCCGGAGATCGGTTCCATGGCTTCGACCTCGAACTCCAGTCTATGGGGTTGGATTGTCAAGATCAAAGAAAGTCAACAACTGGGTCAACAACCCCAACCCCATCTCATAAACCCTCTCTCTCCACTCCGAGTTCACCCCCTGCCTGACTCGTTCCCCAAGGTACTAAACTCGTTACAGTTCCGAGTCTCTGAGGTGACCAAGTCttacgctctccaattctcgaaCCTCAACTACAAAGTGGCTTTGAACCCGAACCACGATTTCCCATCTCTCATGACCGTCGCAACTGGGGTTTTATGGCACTTGAAACTAGGCCAAGATAGGTGGACTGCCATTGATGACACGGTCTCTCAACTCTGCTACGAAGATGTCACTCTCTACCGGGGAAAGTTCTGCGCTGTTGATGAGTTTGGGAGAGCTGTGGTGGTTGATTCTGCTGCTTTGAAGATCACGGAGATTGCTTCTGCGATTCCAGGTGGTGCTGGTGACAAGAAGAATTTGGTTGACTTTAATGGGGAGCTGCTTTTAGTGGATAGATATCTGACCAAGGAACATAATTATATGTATGATATTAATGGAGGAAGAAGTACTAGTAGTGTTAAGGTTGAAGAATTCAGGCTTTACTTTCTCAAACTGGACCAGAAAAAATGGATTGAGGTTGAAACCTTAGGTGACCAAATATTGTTCTTGGGTGAAGATTGCTCGTACACTATATCTGCTAAGAGTTTTGGTGGGTGTAGAGGAAACTGCATAATCTATAGTGATCCACATTTCAAAGTGTACAACTTGGATGACCGGAGAATAGTACCAGTGACTCAACACCCGGAATACACTAACATCTTCAACCCGCCTAAGTCTCCTCCACGGCCGCGCCCCCATGGAACACGGCGGCGGTTCTTCTGGTAA
- the LOC133782067 gene encoding F-box protein SKIP23-like: protein MSISQWSDLPNELLEIIIDHLHTKIDLTRFSSVCESWRSSALPYRNRVVLPAKVSYLGPSHLQESSLLLTESTVYHLSPLESCAMASTSNSSPSGWIVKIKENQELGQQLHLINPLSPLRVHPLPDSFPKVLNSLQFRVFELTKSYTLQYSNLNHCNYKVALNPNQDCPSLMVVAAGVLWHLKLGQDRWTAIDDMESQLSYEDVIVYRGKFCAVDEFGRAVVVDSDLKITEIASVISGGAGDKKNLLVFNGELLLVDRYLSKKHNYMYYNIGRRTSSVKVEKFRLYKLNLDQERWVEIESLGDQILFLGEDCSYITSAKNFSGCRGNCIIYCDPEFKVYNLDYRSFAPVNQRPEYINIFNPFTPPPPPHYGPRHSNGSSGKRLCI from the coding sequence ATGAGCATATCACAGTGGTCTGATCTTCCCAATGAACTACTGGAAATAATCATCGATCATCTCCACACCAAGATAGACCTTACCCGATTCAGCTCAGTCTGCGAGTCATGGCGATCCTCAGCTCTTCCTTACCGAAACAGAGTCGTTTTACCAGCCAAAGTTTCTTACTTGGGTCCATCCCATCTCCAAGAAAGTTCTCTGCTACTCACCGAGTCCACAGTCTACCATCTCTCTCCACTGGAGAGCTGTGCCATGGCTTCCACCTCGAACTCCAGTCCATCGGGTTGGATAGTCAAGATCAAAGAAAATCAAGAACTGGGTCAGCAACTTCATCTCATAAACCCTCTCTCCCCACTCCGAGTTCACCCCCTGCCTGACTCGTTCCCCAAGGTACTAAACTCGTTACAGTTCCGAGTCTTTGAGCTGACCAAGTCTTACACTCTACAATACTCTAACCTCAACCACTGTAACTACAAAGTGGCTTTGAACCCAAACCAAGATTGCCCGTCTCTCATGGTTGTCGCAGCTGGGGTTTTATGGCACTTGAAACTAGGCCAAGATAGGTGGACTGCCATAGATGACATGGAGTCTCAACTCTCCTACGAAGATGTCATTGTCTACCGAGGAAAGTTCTGTGCTGTTGATGAGTTTGGGAGAGCTGTGGTTGTTGATTCTGATCTGAAGATCACAGAGATTGCTTCTGTGATTTCAGGTGGGGCTGGTGACAAGAAGAATTTGCTGGTGTTTAATGGGGAGCTGCTTTTGGTGGATAGATATCTAAGCAAGAAACATAATTATATGTATTATAATATAGGAAGAAGAACTAGTAGTGTTAAGGTGGAAAAATTCAGACTTTACAAGCTGAATCTGGACCAAGAAAGATGGGTTGAGATAGAAAGCTTAGGTGACCAAATATTGTTCTTGGGTGAAGATTGCTCATACATTACATCTGCCAAGAATTTTAGTGGATGTAGAGGAAACTGCATAATCTATTGTGATCCTGAGTTCAAAGTGTACAACTTGGATTACCGGAGCTTTGCACCAGTGAATCAACGGCCGGAATACATAAACATCTTCAACCCATTTACGCCTCCTCCACCGCCGCACTATGGACCACGCCACAGCAACGGTTCTTCAGGCAAACGCTTGTGTATATAG
- the LOC133812904 gene encoding F-box protein SKIP23-like — MPKMSISQWSDLPNELLEIIIDHLHTKIDLTRFSSVCESWRSSALPYRNRVVLPAKVSYLGPSHLQESSLLLTESTVYHLSPLESCAMASTSNSSPSGWIVKIKENQELGQQLHLINPLSPLRVHPLPDSFPKVLNSLQFRVFELTKSYTLQYSNLNHCNYKVALNPNQDCPSLMVVAAGVLWHLKLGQDRWTAIDDMESQLSYEDVIVYRGKFCAVDEFGRAVVVDSDLKITEIASVISGGAGDKKNLLVFNGELLLVDRYLSKKHNYMYYNIGRRTSSVKVEKFRLYKLNLDQERWVEIKSLGDQILFLGEDCSYITSAKNFSRCRGNCIIYCDPEFKVYNLDNRSFAPVNQQPEYINIFNPFTPPPPPHYGPRHSNGSSGKRLCI, encoded by the coding sequence ATGCCAAAAATGAGCATATCACAGTGGTCTGATCTTCCCAATGAACTACTGGAAATAATCATCGATCATCTCCACACCAAGATAGACCTTACCCGATTCAGCTCAGTCTGCGAGTCATGGCGATCCTCAGCTCTTCCTTACCGAAACAGAGTCGTTTTACCAGCCAAAGTTTCTTACTTGGGTCCATCCCATCTCCAAGAAAGTTCTCTGCTACTCACCGAGTCCACAGTCTACCATCTCTCTCCACTGGAGAGCTGTGCCATGGCTTCCACCTCGAACTCCAGTCCATCGGGTTGGATAGTCAAGATCAAAGAAAATCAAGAACTGGGTCAGCAACTTCATCTCATAAACCCTCTCTCCCCACTCCGAGTTCACCCCCTGCCTGACTCGTTCCCCAAGGTACTAAACTCGTTACAGTTCCGAGTCTTTGAGCTGACCAAGTCTTACACTCTACAATACTCTAACCTCAACCACTGTAACTACAAAGTGGCTTTGAACCCAAACCAAGATTGCCCGTCTCTCATGGTTGTCGCAGCTGGGGTTTTATGGCACTTGAAACTAGGCCAAGATAGGTGGACTGCCATAGATGACATGGAGTCTCAACTCTCCTACGAAGATGTCATTGTCTACCGAGGAAAGTTCTGTGCTGTTGATGAGTTTGGGAGAGCTGTGGTTGTTGATTCTGATCTGAAGATCACAGAGATTGCTTCTGTGATTTCAGGTGGGGCTGGTGACAAGAAGAATTTGCTGGTGTTTAATGGGGAGCTGCTTTTGGTGGATAGATATCTAAGCAAGAAACATAATTATATGTATTATAATATAGGAAGAAGAACTAGTAGTGTTAAGGTGGAAAAATTCAGACTTTACAAGCTGAATCTGGACCAAGAAAGATGGGTTGAGATAAAAAGCTTAGGTGACCAAATATTGTTCTTGGGTGAAGATTGCTCATACATTACATCTGCCAAGAATTTTAGTAGGTGTCGAGGAAACTGCATAATCTATTGTGATCCTGAGTTCAAAGTGTACAACTTGGATAACCGGAGTTTTGCACCAGTGAATCAACAGCCGGAATACATAAACATCTTCAACCCATTTACGCCTCCTCCACCGCCACACTATGGACCACGCCACAGCAACGGTTCTTCAGGCAAACGCTTGTGTATATAG
- the LOC133812903 gene encoding uncharacterized protein LOC133812903: MCSQISESEQEQLLEKLEIFKIKGKDKQGRKILRIIGKFFPARILSVDVLRKYLEEKIFPRLGKKKFSVLYVHTGVQRSENFPGISALRSIYEAIPVNVKENLEAVYFVHPGLQARLFLATFGRLLFTGGGLYGKLRYVSRLDYLWEQVRRNEIEIPEFVYDHDEDLEHRPMMDYGLESDHPRVYDVPAADSPVSMYSMRCIL; encoded by the exons atgTGTAGCCAGATATCCGAATCTGAGCAAGAGCAACTCCTGGAGAAGCTCGAGATTTTCAAGATCAAAGGAAAGGATAAACAAGGCCGCAAGATCCTTCGCATCATCGGAAAATTCTTCCCTG CTCGGATATTGAGTGTTGATGTACTGAGAAAGTATTTGGAGGAGAAGATATTCCCTCGATTGGGGAAGAAGAAGTTCTCGGTGTTGTACGTACACACCGGAGTTCAGCGGAGCGAGAATTTTCCGGGAATCTCCGCCTTGAGATCGATCTACGAAGCGATTCCGGTCAACGTTAAGGAGAATCTCGAAGCTGTGTATTTTGTTCATCCTGGTTTACAGGCTCGGCTGTTTCTCGCTACGTTTGGGCGTTTACTGTTCACCGGAGGAGG GTTGTACGGGAAGCTGAGGTACGTGAGCAGACTCGATTACCTGTGGGAACAGGTGCGGAGGAATGAGATAGAGATACCCGAGTTCGTGTACGATCACGATGAGGATTTGGAGCACCGTCCGATGATGGATTATGGATTGGAGAGTGATCATCCGAGGGTGTACGATGTACCCGCGGCGGATTCCCCTGTGTCTATGTACTCGATGAGGTGTATcttgtag
- the LOC133812907 gene encoding putative F-box protein At1g65770: MANRDWSLIPDEIWAAIGRYLDNPIDVLRFRSVCSSWRTLTPPFDHSTLLPRFNFPVPTYSSTFQAFVSETTVYRINLPNLHLAHNPSTSSSSSDFAKGWLIKIEEYQRGKFRLLDSLSCRRIKDIACFPSDNLFDISQLSLTKLTTAYALKYVAGSSSIAGVNRVVLSPNSHLGRPEDCSIFVIYDNGKLGFAKNGEEDITLVDYRILDYNDLTVFRGQPYVVDRWGTVSWIDSSLRVVQYSPPLFGLGHRKHLVVSKDELFVVDRYLDENRTPYPDESSITDNDGVNFNMLQRHPRRRRRYDFNHPKSVDFKVYKLDEEWGRWVEVKCLGDDESFVLTYDCCFSISASEFEGFRENCIYFTEQFDMDLALRKLGRLGGCVFSLEDHTIEDLPSTPGYSQIFWPPPIPTRLCTD; the protein is encoded by the coding sequence ATGGCTAACCGAGATTGGTCCCTTATCCCTGACGAAATCTGGGCAGCCATCGGCCGATACCTGGACAATCCCATCGACGTTCTCCGATTCCGCAGCGTCTGCAGCTCATGGCGCACTCTCACCCCTCCTTTCGACCATTCCACTCTTCTTCCCCGATTCAACTTTCCTGTACCAACTTACTCCTCCACTTTCCAAGCCTTCGTCTCCGAGACCACCGTCTACCGCATCAACCTCCCCAACCTCCACCTAGCTCACAATCcatcaacttcttcttcttcttctgatttCGCTAAGGGGTGGCTGATCAAGATTGAAGAGTACCAACGAGGAAAGTTCCGTCTTTTAGACTCGCTCTCTTGCCGAAGAATCAAGGACATCGCTTGTTTCCCTTCTGATAATCTCTTCGACATCTCTCAGTTGAGTTTGACAAAGCTAACCACGGCTTATGCGCTTAAATACGTTGCTGGGTCTTCTTCTATAGCTGGTGTGAACAGAGTGGTTCTTTCTCCTAATTCCCACTTGGGTCGACCCGAAGACTGTTCAATCTTCGTTATTTACGATAATGGAAAGCTGGGTTTTGCTAAGAATGGTGAGGAGGATATTACCCTTGTTGATTATCGGATCCTGGATTACAACGATCTCACTGTTTTTAGAGGTCAGCCTTATGTGGTTGACCGATGGGGTACGGTTTCATGGATCGATTCTTCGTTGAGAGTGGTTCAATACTCGCCTCCGTTGTTTGGGCTTGGTCATCGAAAGCATTTGGTGGTGTCAAAGGATGAGCTTTTTGTGGTTGATAGGTACCTTGATGAGAATAGGACTCCATACCCAGATGAGAGCAGTATCACTGATAACGATGGTGTTAATTTCAACATGCTTCAGCGCCACCCTCGTCGTCGCCGGAGATACGATTTCAATCATCCCAAATCAGTAGATTTCAAGGTGTATAAGCTTGATGAAGAGTGGGGAAGATGGGTTGAGGTCAAGTGTTTGGGAGACGATGAGTCTTTTGTTTTGACTTATGACTGTTGTTTCTCTATTTCAGCTTCTGAGTTTGAGGGGTTTAGAGAGAATTGCATTTACTTCACTGAACAATTTGACATGGATTTAGCTCTTAGAAAGTTAGGCAGACTTGGTGGGTGTGTTTTCAGCTTAGAGGATCATACCATTGAGGACCTACCAAGTACACCAGGCTACTCCCAGATCTTTTGGCCACCTCCTATTCCAACTCGGCTTTGCACAGACTGA
- the LOC133812905 gene encoding UPF0548 protein At2g17695 encodes MVFFSWARPSSEDWKSCIDKSDSFNYEAKYRGASASPLSSLEQDKGLSKDGFFFNHKRVLVGSGVDAYEKGKTALQSWRHFGLDWAFVDPKTRTQVGEKFCVCVKEFLPWVMMPLKVVYVEEKKGKEQQPLSSFSFGSGTLQGHLLAGEERFSIELDEKNQVWYEILSFSKPADILSFVGYPYVRLRQKYFAQQSANAVLKHLNASQSPE; translated from the exons ATGGTTTTCTTCAGCTGGGCTCGGCCATCTTCAGAGGACTGGAAATCTTGCATCGACAA GTCAGACAGTTTTAACTATGAAGCCAAGTACAGAGGAGCTAGTGCTAGTCCACTTTCTTCCCTCGAACAAGATAAAGGGCTCTCCAAAGATGGCTTTTTCTTTAACCACAAACGTGTTTTGGTTGGTTCTGGTGTCGACGCATATGAAAAGGGCAAGACTGCTCTTCAGTCTTGGAG GCATTTTGGATTGGATTGGGCATTTGTTGACCCCAAAACTCGAACCCAAGTTGGAGAAAAGTTTTGTGTTTGTGTAAAGGAGTTTCTGCCATGGGTTATGATGCCCCTTAAAGTTGTGTATGTGGAGGAGAAGAAGGGAAAGGAACAGCAGCCTCTCTCCTCTTTTAGCTTTGGAAGTGGTACCCTTCAAGGCCACTTACTG GCTGGGGAAGAACGTTTCTCAATTGAGCTTGATGAGAAGAACCAAGTGTGGTACGAAATACTTTCTTTCTCAAAACCTGCTGACATTTTGTCATTTGTTGGGTACCCATATGTTAGGCTCAGGCAAAAGTATTTTGCCCAGCAATCTGCTAATGCTGTTCTAAAACATCTTAATGCTTCCCAATCCCCTGAATGA